A portion of the endosymbiont of Galathealinum brachiosum genome contains these proteins:
- a CDS encoding UDP-N-acetylmuramoyl-L-alanine--D-glutamate ligase — protein MVTDDSQNSEYILVVGLGVTGLSVVRFLHKQQKNIVVIDSRNNPPGLNELENEFPDVSVYLGEFDEAVFMGATQIVVSPGVTLKEPVIQHAITQGVDVVGDIELFAQQVSAPVIAVTGSNGKSTVISLLGEMARSAGINAVVGGNIGVPALEIINTNADLYILELSSFQLESLHSLKPVAAAVLNVSPDHMDRYESYDEYIETKKRVYNACKVAVVNRDDKRVTEMQTGQNFISGFTLNEPAHGDFGLREFNGEIWLCKGGHQLVPEKSLKISGTHNLSNALAALALGEAASISMQDMLVALKSFTGLEHRTQWVAEKNHVTWVNDSKGTNVGATLAAITGIQVKNKLILIAGGIAKDADFMPLRSAVCENVRTVVLIGKDAPQIENVLQGCVPVFYAKDMADAVHIAADLSHPDDTVLLSPACASFDMFDSYEHRGEMFVKEIKDLQ, from the coding sequence ATGGTCACAGATGATAGTCAAAATTCAGAATATATTCTGGTCGTCGGCTTAGGTGTGACGGGGCTTTCTGTTGTGCGCTTTTTACATAAACAGCAGAAAAACATTGTGGTTATTGATAGTAGAAATAACCCGCCTGGCCTAAATGAACTAGAAAATGAATTTCCAGATGTGAGTGTGTATCTGGGTGAATTTGATGAAGCCGTATTTATGGGAGCAACGCAAATAGTTGTAAGCCCGGGTGTGACATTAAAAGAACCGGTTATACAGCATGCAATTACACAGGGTGTAGATGTAGTTGGTGATATAGAGCTTTTTGCGCAGCAGGTGAGTGCACCGGTAATAGCCGTGACAGGTTCGAATGGTAAAAGCACCGTAATAAGTTTGCTCGGTGAGATGGCGCGTAGCGCAGGTATAAATGCTGTTGTCGGTGGAAATATAGGCGTACCTGCACTGGAAATAATTAATACAAATGCCGATTTATATATTCTTGAATTATCGAGTTTTCAGTTGGAAAGTTTGCATAGTTTGAAACCTGTAGCTGCAGCTGTTTTGAATGTTAGCCCTGATCATATGGACAGGTATGAAAGTTATGATGAGTATATTGAAACTAAAAAACGAGTATACAACGCGTGTAAAGTTGCTGTCGTTAACAGAGATGATAAACGCGTAACTGAAATGCAGACAGGGCAAAATTTTATTTCTGGTTTTACATTGAATGAGCCTGCGCATGGTGATTTTGGCTTGCGTGAGTTTAATGGTGAAATCTGGTTATGTAAGGGCGGTCATCAGTTAGTTCCTGAGAAGTCATTAAAAATTTCTGGAACACATAATTTATCTAATGCTTTGGCTGCATTAGCTCTAGGTGAGGCAGCAAGTATCTCCATGCAGGATATGTTGGTGGCGCTTAAAAGCTTTACTGGTCTGGAGCATAGAACCCAGTGGGTAGCTGAAAAAAATCATGTGACATGGGTGAATGATTCTAAAGGAACAAATGTAGGCGCAACTTTAGCAGCTATTACGGGAATACAAGTTAAAAATAAATTAATACTCATTGCAGGTGGAATTGCGAAAGATGCAGATTTTATGCCCCTTCGGTCTGCTGTGTGTGAAAATGTTAGAACAGTTGTATTAATAGGTAAAGATGCACCTCAAATAGAAAATGTTTTACAGGGCTGTGTGCCTGTTTTTTATGCCAAAGATATGGCAGATGCAGTACATATAGCAGCAGATTTATCTCATCCTGATGATACTGTTTTATTATCACCTGCATGTGCGAGTTTTGATATGTTTGATAGTTACGAGCATCGTGGTGAAATGTTTGTAAAAGAAATAAAGGATCTGCAATGA
- a CDS encoding phospho-N-acetylmuramoyl-pentapeptide-transferase produces MLLWLADYLTQYHSGFNVFRYLTLRAILGTLTALSISLIIGPSMIRKLTMYKIGQNIRDDGPQAHLSKAGTPTMGGALILVAVAISTILWMDLNNRQVVVALVVTLLFGGIGFIDDFKKLKGGCSQGLSAKAKYIWQTVFGLGAAIYIYQTAQQPIETTLIIPFMKDAMIPLGMGFVVLAYLVIVGTSNSVNLTDGLDGLAILPTVMVAGALGVFAYLTGNINFANYLSIPYVSGVGELVVFCGALVGAGLGFLWFNTYPAQVFMGDVGALALGAALGVVAVLVRQELVLLIMGGVFVMETVSVILQVASFKLTGRRIFRMAPLHHHFELKGWPEPRVIVRFWIITVVLVLIGLASLKVR; encoded by the coding sequence ATGCTGCTCTGGCTTGCTGATTATTTAACTCAATATCATAGTGGGTTTAATGTTTTTCGTTATCTAACCTTGCGTGCAATTTTAGGCACGTTAACCGCATTGAGTATTTCATTGATTATTGGCCCCTCAATGATTCGTAAATTAACAATGTATAAAATCGGTCAGAATATTCGTGATGATGGTCCGCAAGCACATTTATCTAAGGCTGGTACTCCCACGATGGGTGGTGCGTTGATTTTGGTTGCGGTAGCAATCAGTACGATTTTGTGGATGGATTTAAATAATAGACAGGTTGTTGTCGCACTCGTTGTGACTTTGTTGTTTGGTGGTATTGGTTTTATTGATGATTTTAAAAAATTAAAGGGTGGATGCAGTCAAGGTTTGTCTGCAAAAGCTAAATACATATGGCAAACGGTATTTGGTTTGGGTGCAGCAATTTATATTTATCAGACAGCTCAGCAGCCCATAGAAACAACATTAATCATTCCGTTTATGAAGGACGCGATGATACCACTGGGCATGGGATTTGTTGTTCTAGCTTATCTGGTTATTGTGGGTACCAGTAATTCAGTTAATTTAACAGATGGTCTTGATGGCCTGGCAATTTTGCCCACCGTTATGGTGGCTGGTGCGTTAGGTGTGTTTGCCTATTTAACCGGAAATATAAATTTTGCTAATTATTTAAGTATTCCATATGTCAGTGGTGTTGGTGAGCTGGTTGTATTTTGTGGAGCATTAGTTGGTGCAGGTTTAGGTTTTTTATGGTTTAACACATATCCCGCTCAGGTGTTTATGGGGGATGTGGGCGCGTTAGCGCTAGGTGCGGCGTTAGGTGTTGTCGCTGTTCTGGTTAGGCAGGAGCTGGTGTTATTAATTATGGGTGGCGTTTTTGTGATGGAAACAGTATCAGTTATTTTGCAGGTTGCATCGTTTAAATTAACAGGAAGACGTATTTTTAGAATGGCGCCACTACATCATCATTTTGAATTAAAAGGGTGGCCGGAACCCAGAGTAATTGTGCGGTTCTGGATAATAACGGTTGTATTAGTACTTATTGGTCTGGCTTCATTAAAAGTTAGATAG
- a CDS encoding UDP-N-acetylmuramoyl-L-alanyl-D-glutamate--2,6-diaminopimelate ligase, whose protein sequence is MMAALKNNHSAITLKQLLSGLSVSDYLPELEVKGLALDSRKVEQGYVFVALEGQFDHGLAYAEAAISRGAVAVLCDAKFDQYCQQILSKLMSRAICVPVRDLQNKLGEMAGKFYGEPSEKIFVCGVTGTDGKTSVSHFIAQAMNQAYGSAAVVGTLGNGLINNLQESSHTTPDVISLHQMMSDFCLRGVEHVAMEVSSHGLDQKRSAGIDFDVAVLTNLSRDHLDYHGDVESYKQAKKKLFTESNEKALVLNIDDSFGAELYAERKNINPIWLYGLDEKRVKQSKLYVYATGIQNEMNGISFMLKSSEGASQVSIKLIGEFNVYNALACFCVLLENGINFNHAIKYIENLHTVPGRMELFVNENKPSVVIDYAHTPEALSQALINVRKHVAGKVICVFGCGGDRDTGKRPLMAQAAEKLSDLVIITNDNPRTESPEKIIDDIKQGIINELKLIVELDREKAIQHAIEMATSDDLVLIAGKGHELYQVIGNEKIAFSDRKIALLTLGVHQ, encoded by the coding sequence ATGATGGCTGCATTAAAAAACAATCATTCCGCAATAACTTTGAAGCAGCTATTAAGTGGACTGTCTGTGTCTGACTATTTGCCGGAGCTTGAAGTTAAAGGTCTGGCTCTGGATAGCAGAAAAGTTGAGCAGGGTTATGTGTTTGTTGCACTTGAGGGTCAGTTTGACCATGGTCTTGCTTATGCTGAAGCAGCAATAAGCAGGGGTGCTGTTGCTGTTTTATGTGATGCGAAATTTGATCAGTATTGTCAGCAAATATTATCAAAGCTGATGTCGAGAGCTATTTGTGTTCCTGTGCGTGATTTACAGAATAAGCTGGGTGAAATGGCAGGTAAGTTTTATGGTGAACCATCTGAGAAAATTTTTGTATGTGGTGTTACCGGTACGGATGGGAAAACATCTGTAAGTCATTTTATTGCACAGGCGATGAATCAGGCTTATGGCTCGGCTGCGGTAGTGGGAACATTAGGTAATGGTTTGATTAATAATCTGCAGGAGTCAAGTCATACGACGCCGGATGTGATTAGTCTCCATCAAATGATGTCTGACTTTTGTCTTCGTGGCGTAGAGCATGTTGCAATGGAGGTTTCATCTCATGGTCTTGATCAAAAAAGATCGGCTGGTATTGATTTTGATGTTGCCGTTTTAACAAATTTATCAAGAGATCATCTGGATTATCATGGTGATGTTGAATCGTATAAACAGGCAAAGAAAAAGCTTTTTACAGAGAGTAATGAGAAGGCGCTGGTATTAAATATCGATGATAGTTTTGGTGCTGAGTTGTATGCAGAAAGAAAAAATATAAATCCTATCTGGTTGTATGGTTTAGATGAAAAAAGAGTAAAGCAAAGCAAGTTATATGTTTATGCAACAGGTATTCAAAATGAGATGAATGGAATCAGCTTTATGCTGAAAAGCTCGGAGGGTGCTTCGCAAGTTAGTATTAAATTAATAGGTGAATTTAACGTTTATAATGCGTTAGCCTGTTTCTGTGTGTTGCTGGAAAACGGTATTAACTTTAATCATGCAATTAAATATATTGAAAATCTGCATACCGTACCGGGTCGGATGGAATTATTTGTAAATGAAAATAAACCATCAGTGGTAATTGATTATGCTCATACACCGGAGGCTTTATCGCAGGCGTTAATTAATGTTCGAAAGCATGTGGCGGGTAAAGTTATTTGCGTGTTTGGCTGTGGAGGAGATAGAGATACAGGTAAGCGACCTCTTATGGCGCAGGCTGCAGAGAAATTATCTGATCTGGTTATCATAACAAATGACAATCCGCGTACAGAAAGTCCTGAAAAAATAATTGACGATATCAAGCAGGGCATAATTAATGAATTGAAGCTTATTGTTGAGCTGGACAGGGAAAAAGCTATACAGCATGCGATTGAAATGGCTACGAGTGATGATCTTGTTTTGATAGCGGGTAAAGGTCATGAGTTATATCAGGTTATAGGAAATGAAAAAATAGCTTTTAGTGATAGAAAAATCGCATTGTTAACGTTAGGGGTGCATCAATGA
- a CDS encoding cell division protein, whose amino-acid sequence MKNKNKKPHYQFRRIVVLSVFALAIVGLFLRALDMQVINQAFFQQQGDARHLRVVPISAHRGDIYDRNGEPLAISTPVDSVWVNPKEIKNDLHRVTEIAKTLKINAQHLRNKLVKNSNREFVYILRQVSPDTGEKIKALGIPGVYLQREYKRYYPAGEVTSHVIGFSDVDDIGQEGLELAYDEWLSGEPGSKRVIRDRLGQVIDDVERIKTAEPGKSVRLSIDRRIQYLAYQSLKSAVKEHKAIAGSAVVLDVHTGEVLAMVNQPSFNANDRSQLKPGVYRNRSVTDVFEPGSTMKPFTIAAALETGRWHPKDNVKTSPGYYKVQGSTIKDMRNYGKINLEEIILKSSNVGVSKVALSLDQEQQLGMYMKLGFGINSGSGFPGERNGNLRTGHLSEFERATMSFGYSLSVTPLQLARAYSSIAADGVIYPVSFLRRDKEVEGEQVMSLATAKKVRHMMERVVSPEGTANKASIANYRVAGKTGTVHKFISGGYAKDRYLSVFAGMAPASDPRLVMVVMLNEPRNGKYFGGQVAAPVFSRVISGALRLLDVPPDDLKYAQKESLEKKGKSA is encoded by the coding sequence TTGTTTTTGCGTGCGCTGGATATGCAAGTTATTAATCAGGCCTTTTTCCAGCAGCAAGGTGATGCGCGACATTTAAGAGTTGTGCCTATATCTGCGCATCGCGGTGATATTTATGACAGAAATGGTGAGCCATTAGCGATTAGTACACCGGTGGATTCTGTCTGGGTTAATCCTAAAGAAATTAAAAATGATCTGCATCGTGTAACTGAAATTGCAAAAACATTAAAAATTAATGCGCAGCATCTGAGAAATAAATTAGTTAAAAATTCAAATAGAGAATTCGTTTATATACTCAGACAGGTATCACCTGATACAGGCGAAAAAATTAAAGCACTTGGTATTCCCGGGGTGTATTTGCAACGAGAATACAAGCGTTATTATCCGGCAGGAGAAGTTACATCACATGTAATTGGTTTTTCAGATGTAGATGATATTGGTCAGGAAGGTCTGGAGCTGGCGTATGATGAGTGGCTTAGCGGTGAACCGGGTTCAAAGCGAGTCATACGTGATCGCCTCGGACAGGTGATAGATGATGTGGAAAGGATAAAGACGGCTGAGCCGGGTAAGTCGGTGAGGCTGAGTATTGATCGGCGAATACAGTATCTGGCTTATCAATCGTTAAAGTCCGCTGTTAAAGAACATAAAGCCATTGCAGGATCTGCAGTGGTTTTAGACGTTCATACGGGTGAGGTTTTAGCAATGGTAAATCAGCCGTCTTTTAATGCGAATGACCGAAGTCAGTTAAAACCGGGTGTTTATAGAAATCGATCGGTTACTGATGTTTTTGAGCCTGGTTCTACAATGAAACCTTTTACGATTGCGGCGGCACTTGAAACAGGGCGATGGCATCCAAAAGATAATGTGAAGACGTCACCCGGTTATTACAAAGTGCAGGGCAGCACGATAAAAGATATGCGCAATTATGGAAAAATTAATCTGGAAGAGATTATTTTGAAATCAAGCAATGTCGGAGTAAGTAAAGTTGCGTTATCGCTTGATCAGGAACAACAGCTTGGTATGTATATGAAACTGGGCTTTGGTATTAATAGTGGAAGTGGTTTTCCAGGTGAGAGAAATGGTAATTTACGAACGGGGCATTTAAGTGAGTTTGAGCGTGCAACCATGTCGTTTGGGTATAGTTTGTCGGTAACGCCTTTACAGTTGGCCAGAGCTTATTCTTCAATTGCAGCAGACGGGGTCATTTATCCTGTGTCGTTTTTGCGTAGAGATAAGGAGGTTGAAGGCGAGCAGGTAATGAGTTTGGCAACGGCTAAAAAAGTTCGTCATATGATGGAAAGGGTAGTTAGTCCTGAAGGGACTGCAAACAAGGCCTCAATTGCAAATTATCGTGTGGCAGGAAAAACAGGAACAGTGCATAAGTTTATTTCTGGTGGTTACGCTAAAGATCGTTACCTTTCTGTTTTTGCGGGAATGGCTCCTGCGTCTGATCCAAGGCTGGTTATGGTGGTTATGCTAAATGAGCCTCGTAATGGTAAATATTTTGGTGGGCAGGTAGCGGCACCGGTTTTCTCAAGGGTTATATCGGGTGCATTGCGTTTGCTAGATGTGCCACCAGATGATTTGAAGTATGCGCAAAAAGAGTCGCTTGAGAAAAAAGGAAAGAGCGCATGA